Genomic DNA from Ensifer adhaerens:
GAAGAGCGACATGGTGGCGCCGAGCTGCTGCGTCCATTCCTTGCCGCTCTTGGCCTCGTAGCCATCCGCAAGCTCGGGACCGCTCAGCCCGGTCAACGAGGATTTGTAGGGGAAGGCCTTGTGCCAATAGCAGGCGCCGGCAATCTTGTTGCCGAGGCTGCCGAGCGCTTCGACATCCGAGGGGAAGAGACCCGTCTTGGCGACCTGGACGATCTTGACCTGCTTGTGCAGGCCCTGCTGCGCGGCCTGGCGCCAGAAGGCGGCGAAATCCGGCGGGATCGGGAAGGTGTTGAAGATCTCGATCTTCTCCTTCTTGAACAGCGCGATCTGCGAAGAATAATCGGTCGTGCCGTCTTCATACGGGCCCGGATCGATGATGGTGAAGCCGGCGGCGGCAAGCTTCGGCGCCAGCGAGGCGCGGATCGCGTTGCCGTCGGCATCGTTCGGGTACATGACGCCAACCTTCTTGTTGGTCTCGATCAACGCCCACTGCGAGACATAGGTCTTGTAGAACTCGTCGACACCGAAGCCGAAGTGGTAGGTCCACTTGAAAGGCGACGGCTGGCCGGGCTTGGCGCCACGGCCGAAATACCAGGCTTCCCAGGGCATGACGGTCGAGAGGCAGGGCACACCGGCGGCTTCGCAGGCGTCAGAGACCGGATTGATGACTTCCGGCGTGGAGATGACCAGCATCATGTCGATGCCGTCATTGTTGATGAGGTCCTTGGCGAGCTGGCCGGCGCGCGAGGGATCGGACTGTGTGTCGCGATCGAGAATTTCCACCGCATAGGCCTTGCCGCCCAGCGTTACGCCCTTGGCCAGCGTCTCGCGGACCTTTTCCAGGACGTAGCCATCGGTCTGGCCGAAACCGGCAAGCGGGCCGGTGCGCGGGCTGATGAAGCCAACCTTGAGCTTGGTCGCATCGGCCGCAAGGCCGCGTCCGCCGAGCGCCAGCGCCGCCGTGCCGGCAATCGAGGCCGACACGAAGCCGCGCCGGCTGATGTTCAGGATATTCGTCGTCATGGTTTCCTCCCAGTTTGAAGACGTATGGTGCAGATCGCCGGCATCAGATCGGATAGGCAGATGGCCCGGTTTCGATCGAGATCCAGCGAAGTTCAGTAAATTCGTCGAGCGCGGAGACCCCGCCGAACCGGCCGTATCCGGAGGCCTTCACGCCTCCGAAGGGCATTTGCGGCTCGTCGGCGACGGTCGCGCCGTTGATGTGGCAGATGCCGCTCTCAATGCGCTTGGCAATCGACAGCGCCCGCCCGATATCGCGGCTGAAAACGGCCGATGACAGCCCGTATTCCGATGCATTCGCAATCGTCACCGCCTCGTCGTCGGAACCGGCGCGCAACAGGCTGACAATCGGCCCGAAAGACTCCTCCTCGTAGATGCGCATGGCCGGCGTGACCCGGTCCAGCACGGTTGCGTCGAGGAAATTGCCGTGCATCTCGCCGCCGCAGAGGATTTCCGCACCCTTCGAAACGGCATCGTTGATCAGCGCCCGGATGCGCGCTGCCGCGAATTCGTTGATGACGGGCCCGAGCGGAAACTGCTCGCGGCGCGTATCGCCGGCGATGATGCCGCGCGCGCGCTCCACGAAGCTGGCGATGAAACTGTCGGCAATCGCCTCGTGCAGGATGATCCGCTCGGTCGACATACAGATCTGCCCCTGGTTCATGAAGGCGCCGAATGCGGCCGCCTTCACTGCCTCATCGATGTCGGCATCATCCAGCACGATCAACGGCGCCTTGCCGCCGAGTTCCAGCAGGCAACGCTTCAGATGCCGCGCCGCCTTTTCTGCGATCTGGCGACCGACGCGGGTCGAGCCGGTGAAATTGATCCGCCGCACGGCCGGATGCTCGATCAGCGCGTGAACGATCCGCTCGGCCTCGGGCGGCGCATTGAGGATGACATTGAGCACGCCGGCCGGAAGCCCCGCCGCCTGCAGGACTTCGCCGATCAGGCGGTGAGTGCGCGGGCAAAGCTCGGAAGCCTTGAGCAGAACCGTGTTGCCGCAAGCCAGCGCCATCGCAATCGCGCGGACGCCCAGGATGACCGGCGCATTCCAGGGCGCAATGCCGAGACAAACACCCACGGGCTGCCGATAGGCCAGGGAAAACGATCCCGGCCTGGAGGCGGGCACCACGTCGCCGGTCACGGCGGTCGTCATCGACGCCGCCTCGACGAGAATGCTCTGGGCGATGGTCACATTGAACTCCGCCCATTCGCGCGTCGCACCCAACTCGTCATACATCGCCTCGCAAAACGCCGACCGCATCTCGACGAGCTTGTCGGCCGCCTTCAAAAGTATGTCGCGGCGATAGGAGGGGCCGGATTCAGACCACGCCGGAAAGGCGGAGGCCGCGACATTGGCGGCATGGCGGGCATCCGCCACTGTGGCGGCCGAGGCCACGGTGACAACCTGATCGGAAATCGGGCTGCGTCGTTCGAACACGCCAGAACCTGTCGCGTCGACATCCTTGGCATTGATCAGCAATTTTGCGTCAAGCATCGGCAGCCTCCCAGCCCGAGAGAGGAGTTTGGGCGCGTAGGCACACAAACCTCCATCCGCCGCCGCGCACATTCCGGCGCGTGTCTGGCAGATCAGCCTCCTCCCATAAGGCCCGCCAACCTTAGTAGCGTACCCCGCTTTCAGGAATGTTGTTTATTGGGATAAATTTGATATTTATTGGGCAATATTGGTCATCCGGAGGATGCAATGACCGTCTCGTCGGGGATTGGCGTCGAACAGTTTCGTGGCGAGGCGTTCCATTCGACGCTCTATCGCCGGATTGTCCGGCCAGGTCTTCCACCCTATGGCCAGTTCTTTCACATCTTCGTCCTGATCGACGGCCGCGCGGTCGCCCAATTCTCCGGCGAGACGCACGAACTGGCCGAACAGGCGGCCTTCACATTCCCCGCCTCGGTTGCCCCCACACTCTCGCTCGACCCTGGCGCCGAAGCGCTCCTCGTCGGCCTGTCGCAGGAACTTCTGATCGACGCGATCGGCAACAAGGCCGAGTCGGTGCTGCTGCGCACCTTCACGGAGCGGCCCGCCATCGTGACGCTCGAAGGGGCATCGGCAGAGACGTTTCAAGACCTGAGTCACCTCGCAAGAGGATTTCTCAGGGAGCTGATGATTACCGGCCGCGGCTCGGATCTGGCGATTGCGGGCTACGCGCGGCTGCTCATCATGACGCTCTGGCGTACAGGGGAATGGGAGAAACCTGCTGCAACCGGACACGGGCTGGACATCGCGATCCTGCAGCGTTTCCGGCAGTTGGTCGAGCTTCATTTCCGCGAGCGCCGCCCCATCGCCTTTTACGCCAAAGCCTTGGGTCTCAGCCACGACCGCCTGCACGCCATCTGCACACGAACACTGGAGCGGACACCCAAAGCTCTAATCCAGCAGCGGATCATGCAGGAGGCGAATCTGAGACTTGAGCGCTCGGCAGGTTCGATCCAGGAAATTGCCGCTCAGCTCGGCTTTCCCGACCAGACCTATTTCAGCCATGCCTACAAACGCGTGACCGGCATCTCGCCCAATGATTATCGCCGCCAGGCCACGAGCCCCGAAAACCGCGCGGCGCGCGCCGTCAACGCCGAATATTTCGATTGGCCATAGGTCCGGCGAGACAACGATGCAGGAGAGACCGAACCGGTAGGCACAATTGCGGCTCTAGTTGACGTGTGCTTCAGGCAGCGTGGCTTGCGCCAGCGCCAGACGATAGGCATCGACGAGGTGAGCCGCATGCACATCGATCAGACGTTCCGCTTCATCGGCATTCTTCGCCCGGCAGGCTTCCAGCATGTCCAGATGTTCCTTCATGGAACGGCCAAGGTTCTCATTCATGATCATGAAGAGATGCGTCCGAAGCGCCATCAGCGGACCGATCGTCCGCCGGTAGGATGACGCGATGGAATGATTGCCGCCGCTCAGGATGAGCGAGTTGTGAAACTCCATGTCTCCCCTGGTGTATTGGAGAGGATCATTCTCTTCGACGGCCTTGGACATGCGCGCACAGGCCGCGCCCAGGCTGTCCAGCAGCGCTGCATGATTTCGGACAATGGCCTTTCGAATGGATGCCTTCTCCAGAATGCACCGATGCTCGTTGATCTCGTCGACACTCTTCAGGTCAGGCGTGAAGACAAAGGAGCCGCGCTTGGGGGAAACGGTGACCAGACCTTCACGCTGAAGTGCGGCCAGTGCATCGCGAACCGGCGAGCGACTGACGCCGAGCTGATCGGCGAGCCGCTGCTCGGACAGCTTGCATCCCAAGGGCAATTCTCCGGTAATGATCGCATCGCGGATACGATCAATGGTGACCTGCATGAGGGAGAACGGCGGCTCGATCGGTTTCAAGGACTTACTCATGGGATTAATCTAACATGTTACATGGTAGTTGACAACACAATCTGGCATGTACCATGTTAGTTCTGAAGAGGAGCCGGGCGCGAACGAGACCGGAAGGGAGTGTGCTTTGCGTCAGAACGTCAAATTCGTGGAGGCCGCGTCAGACGGCTTTTTGAGAGACTTGCGCGCCATTGTCGGCGAACAGCGGGTCCTGACGGATGCCGCTTCGATGGCCGCCTTCCTGACCGACTGGACCCGACAATTCACCGGCGAAGCGCTTGCGGTCGTCAGCCCCGTGGAAACCCGACAGGTCTCGCAGATCGTCAGGCTCTGCCGGGCAGCAGGGGTCTGCATCGTCCCGCAGGGTGGCAACACGGGTCTCGCCGGCGGCGGAATTTCGTCCGCTGCCACGCCGTCCGTCGTCCTCTCACTGTCGAAGATGAATGCCATCCGTCACCTTGACGAGGCGGGGCGCACGATCGTGGTCGAGGCCGGTGCGATCCTCCAGGTCGTTCAGAACCATGCCGATGACCATGACCTGCTTTTTCCGTTGACCTTCGGCGCCAAGGGCAGTTGCAGCATTGGCGGCAACCTGGCGACCAATGCGGGCGGCTCCAACGTCGTGCGCTATGGAAACACGCGGGAACTGTGCCTCGGCATCGAGGCAGTTCTGCCGGACGGCTCGATCTTCAACGGGCTGAGCGGACTGCGCAAGGACAATACCGGCTATGATCTGAAGGACCTGCTGATCGGTTCGGAAGGGACGCTCGGCATCATCACAGCGACGGTGTTCAAGCTCTTCCCGAAGCCGCTGACGCGGGTCACCGCCTTCCTGTCGCTGGCCTCCGTGGACTCCGCGGTCCGGGTTCTCAACCGCATTCAGGATCATACAGGTCAGGCGGTCGAGGCTTTCGAATATGTCCCGGCGCCCGTGCTTGCCGCCATTGAAAAGGCCTTTCCAGACCTGAAGTCGCCGCTTGCGGGACCTGTCGAAACCGGCTTCCTGCTGGAGGTGGGATCGTCGCGCGCGGTGGACGCACGGTTGGATGAGAGTGGTTCCACGCAACTCTCCACCGAGACGTTGGCCGTGCTTGAGGACATGATGGAGGCAGGCGATGTCCTCGACGCCGTGGTCGCAACCTCCGAACAGCAGCGCGCCACGTTCTGGCGTATGCGCGAATCTGTCCTCGAGTCGATCCTGAAATACGGCGCCTCCTACCATTTTGATATTTCCCTGCCGCTGGCGAACATCTCTCGCTTTCTGCGCGACATGGATGCCACCGCCCACGAACTCGGCTTCGAAACGCTGACCATCGGGCATTTCGGCGACGGCAATCTGCACTATGCGCTGGCCTGCGCCGACCGCGAGCGTTGGCTCACCCTTCCGCTCGAACAGGCAAAGGACAGAGCCTTCGCATTGCTGAAGTCGCTGCACGGCTCGTTCAGTGCCGAGCACGGGATCGGGCAAAGCAAGCTCGATGTCATGCTGAAGCTCAAGGAGCCAGCGCAGCTTGCCGCCATGCGGGCTATCAAGCGGGCGCTTGACCCCGATGGCATCATGAACCCCGGCAGGCTTGTGCCCGACAGCGCCTGACCCGGCATCGCACGACCCAAACACGACACTTCAGCTTCCGAGAATGGCAAGACAGGATATTCCGATGACCCGCATGACCACCGGCGAAATAATGGCGAAATCTCTGATCGCCCATGGCGTGGATACCGTTTTCGGCATTCCGGGCGCCCATATGTATGATTTCAACGATGCGCTGGCGCGGGAGGCGGAGAGCATCCGCTTCATCCATACGCGCCACGAGCAGGGCGCCGGCTACATGGCCTATGGCTATGCGAAGTCGACCGGCCGGGCGAGCGCCTATACGGTGGTGCCGGGACCGGGGCTTCTCAATTCCGGAGCGGCCCTCTGCACCGCCTATGGCGCCAATGCCCCCGTCATGTGCCTGACCGGCAACATCATGTCGCATCTCATCGGCCAGGGCAGAGGGCAATTGCACGAATTGCCCGACCACCTCGGCACGCTGAAGGGCCTGACCAAATGGGCCACGCGGATCAATCATCCGACGGAAGCCGGCGCGGTCATGGCCGAGGGTTTCAAGGAGATGCTGTCCGGTCGTCAGCGGCCCGTCGGCATTGAGGCGCCTTGGGATGTCTTCGGCATGGCCGCCGATGTCGACATGCCGCAAGTCGCTTCGCCGACCCCCGTGCCGCGCCCCGATCCGGAAGTGGTCGCAAAAGCCGCGGCGCTCATCCGTTCGGCAAAGAACCCGCTGATCATGCTCGGCTCGGGAGCCATCGGCGCGGAGGCCGAGTTGGCCGAGCTCGCCCGGCTGCTGCAGGCCCCCGTGACCGCGCACCGCTCCGGCAAGGGCATCCTGCCCGACGACGATCCGCTTGCCCTGATGCCGCCCGCCGCATGGCAGTACTGGCAGAATTGCGACTTGCTGATCGGCATCGGGTCCCGGCTCGAACTGCAATATTTCCGCTGGCGCTGGATGCCCAAGGGCCTGAAAGTGATCCGCATCGATATCGATCCGACCGAGATGGTGCGGCTGAAGCCCGATCTCGGCCTGGTCACGGGGTCGGCAGCCGGCATTCGCGCTCTTCTGGCAGAACTTGAAGGGCTGCCCGCGCGCCCCTCGCGCGAGACCGAACTCGCCGATCTCAAGACCAAGGCGGCAGAGGCACTGACCAGCGTTCAGCCGCAGGAGGGTTATCTTCGCGTGATCCGAGACGTGCTCCCGCGCGATGGGTTCTTCGTCGAGGAAGTCTCGCAGGTCGGATTTACCGCGCGCATGTGCTTCCCCGTCTACGCCCCCCGGCAATATGTCACCTGCGGTTATCAGGACAATCTCGGCTTCGGCTTCAACACCGCGCTGGGCGTCAAGGTGGCCAATCCCGACAAGGCCGTCGTGTCTGTCTCTGGCGACGGCGGCTTCATGTTCGGCGTTCAGGAACTGGCAACGGCCAGGCAGTTCGGGATCGCCGTGGTCGCCATCGTCTTCAACAACTCGGCCTATGGCAATGTGCGGCGGGATCAGCAGACGGTATATGGCAACCGCCTGCTCGGGGCCGATCTGGAAAATCCGGACTTCGTGGCGCTCGCCAAGTCCTTCGGCGTGATGGCGATGAAAGCCTCAGATCCCGAAGACCTGCGCGGCAAGCTTTCGGAGGCCCTGCAGGCGAACGAACCGGTGGTGATCGAGGTGACCGTCCCGCGCGGTTCCGACAGTTCGCCGTGGCCATTCGTTCACCCGGCGCCACTGAGCTAGAGCAATTCCAGCGAAACTGGAAACCGGTTTCGCGTCCGGAATTGCGCAAAACAAAGAGATGGATCGTTTCTAACGCACCCGAACAGAATGCTGGAACCGGCGGTGGGAAAATCCTGCCGCCGGTTCAGTCTTTCCGACAGATTGCACGCGCGGGTGAAATCCGATGCGCCATCCCGCGCCAGATGCGAATGTCACTGGGATAGCCGCCCGTGGTTCTGCCTGTCAGCCTGCCGCGCAGAAAGCGCCTCAAGGGTGACGAAGGGAGCGTCATGCGGGCTCTCGTCACGCGGTCGCCATCCTGCGAAATCCCCGAAAACAGCAGAATTCACGATGCCGAAGGGGCAAATGGTCGGAAACACTAACGCCATGAAATCGATGACACAGGCGGCATGAAATGAAAGCTATAATGGCTTTCATTTTCATTTATCC
This window encodes:
- a CDS encoding branched-chain amino acid transport system substrate-binding protein — encoded protein: MTTNILNISRRGFVSASIAGTAALALGGRGLAADATKLKVGFISPRTGPLAGFGQTDGYVLEKVRETLAKGVTLGGKAYAVEILDRDTQSDPSRAGQLAKDLINNDGIDMMLVISTPEVINPVSDACEAAGVPCLSTVMPWEAWYFGRGAKPGQPSPFKWTYHFGFGVDEFYKTYVSQWALIETNKKVGVMYPNDADGNAIRASLAPKLAAAGFTIIDPGPYEDGTTDYSSQIALFKKEKIEIFNTFPIPPDFAAFWRQAAQQGLHKQVKIVQVAKTGLFPSDVEALGSLGNKIAGACYWHKAFPYKSSLTGLSGPELADGYEAKSGKEWTQQLGATMSLFDAGFAALNKASDAKDKASVAKALAGLNTETMIGKVDFTSGPFPNVSPGPIIGGQWVKSQNPKFKYDFVITENATDKNVPVAAKLQPYNG
- a CDS encoding Acyl-CoA reductase; translated protein: MLDAKLLINAKDVDATGSGVFERRSPISDQVVTVASAATVADARHAANVAASAFPAWSESGPSYRRDILLKAADKLVEMRSAFCEAMYDELGATREWAEFNVTIAQSILVEAASMTTAVTGDVVPASRPGSFSLAYRQPVGVCLGIAPWNAPVILGVRAIAMALACGNTVLLKASELCPRTHRLIGEVLQAAGLPAGVLNVILNAPPEAERIVHALIEHPAVRRINFTGSTRVGRQIAEKAARHLKRCLLELGGKAPLIVLDDADIDEAVKAAAFGAFMNQGQICMSTERIILHEAIADSFIASFVERARGIIAGDTRREQFPLGPVINEFAAARIRALINDAVSKGAEILCGGEMHGNFLDATVLDRVTPAMRIYEEESFGPIVSLLRAGSDDEAVTIANASEYGLSSAVFSRDIGRALSIAKRIESGICHINGATVADEPQMPFGGVKASGYGRFGGVSALDEFTELRWISIETGPSAYPI
- a CDS encoding AraC-type DNA-binding protein, whose amino-acid sequence is MTVSSGIGVEQFRGEAFHSTLYRRIVRPGLPPYGQFFHIFVLIDGRAVAQFSGETHELAEQAAFTFPASVAPTLSLDPGAEALLVGLSQELLIDAIGNKAESVLLRTFTERPAIVTLEGASAETFQDLSHLARGFLRELMITGRGSDLAIAGYARLLIMTLWRTGEWEKPAATGHGLDIAILQRFRQLVELHFRERRPIAFYAKALGLSHDRLHAICTRTLERTPKALIQQRIMQEANLRLERSAGSIQEIAAQLGFPDQTYFSHAYKRVTGISPNDYRRQATSPENRAARAVNAEYFDWP
- a CDS encoding DNA-binding transcriptional regulator, GntR family, which gives rise to MSKSLKPIEPPFSLMQVTIDRIRDAIITGELPLGCKLSEQRLADQLGVSRSPVRDALAALQREGLVTVSPKRGSFVFTPDLKSVDEINEHRCILEKASIRKAIVRNHAALLDSLGAACARMSKAVEENDPLQYTRGDMEFHNSLILSGGNHSIASSYRRTIGPLMALRTHLFMIMNENLGRSMKEHLDMLEACRAKNADEAERLIDVHAAHLVDAYRLALAQATLPEAHVN
- a CDS encoding FAD/FMN-containing dehydrogenase: MYHVSSEEEPGANETGRECALRQNVKFVEAASDGFLRDLRAIVGEQRVLTDAASMAAFLTDWTRQFTGEALAVVSPVETRQVSQIVRLCRAAGVCIVPQGGNTGLAGGGISSAATPSVVLSLSKMNAIRHLDEAGRTIVVEAGAILQVVQNHADDHDLLFPLTFGAKGSCSIGGNLATNAGGSNVVRYGNTRELCLGIEAVLPDGSIFNGLSGLRKDNTGYDLKDLLIGSEGTLGIITATVFKLFPKPLTRVTAFLSLASVDSAVRVLNRIQDHTGQAVEAFEYVPAPVLAAIEKAFPDLKSPLAGPVETGFLLEVGSSRAVDARLDESGSTQLSTETLAVLEDMMEAGDVLDAVVATSEQQRATFWRMRESVLESILKYGASYHFDISLPLANISRFLRDMDATAHELGFETLTIGHFGDGNLHYALACADRERWLTLPLEQAKDRAFALLKSLHGSFSAEHGIGQSKLDVMLKLKEPAQLAAMRAIKRALDPDGIMNPGRLVPDSA
- a CDS encoding acetolactate synthase-1/2/3 large subunit; its protein translation is MTRMTTGEIMAKSLIAHGVDTVFGIPGAHMYDFNDALAREAESIRFIHTRHEQGAGYMAYGYAKSTGRASAYTVVPGPGLLNSGAALCTAYGANAPVMCLTGNIMSHLIGQGRGQLHELPDHLGTLKGLTKWATRINHPTEAGAVMAEGFKEMLSGRQRPVGIEAPWDVFGMAADVDMPQVASPTPVPRPDPEVVAKAAALIRSAKNPLIMLGSGAIGAEAELAELARLLQAPVTAHRSGKGILPDDDPLALMPPAAWQYWQNCDLLIGIGSRLELQYFRWRWMPKGLKVIRIDIDPTEMVRLKPDLGLVTGSAAGIRALLAELEGLPARPSRETELADLKTKAAEALTSVQPQEGYLRVIRDVLPRDGFFVEEVSQVGFTARMCFPVYAPRQYVTCGYQDNLGFGFNTALGVKVANPDKAVVSVSGDGGFMFGVQELATARQFGIAVVAIVFNNSAYGNVRRDQQTVYGNRLLGADLENPDFVALAKSFGVMAMKASDPEDLRGKLSEALQANEPVVIEVTVPRGSDSSPWPFVHPAPLS